In Rhododendron vialii isolate Sample 1 chromosome 9a, ASM3025357v1, the following are encoded in one genomic region:
- the LOC131299766 gene encoding ethylene-responsive transcription factor ERF118-like has product MSNYSVRVHFQLEIDQAGLGFMAQSINSYPFQGLTSPTQQLGLEYSIDQSQLGFEIMRKLRLVYSDPDATDSSSDEGDRSKTGNKRLVRLIDLADVKVPRELIPPKKRHRVSANSNGNNNSNRPSRSPYVGVRQRRWGSWAAEIRNPFTKTRVWLGTFGSAEDARAAYLAKRLEFDAAALAAKPKAEIDSDCSVDVGSSNSSNSVSGTDSGDCHRLGLIASMIIDKNGFLLGKFSHMDDLRICDDVEEGTSAA; this is encoded by the exons ATGTCTAACTACTCAGTGCGGGTCCATTTTCAGCTAGAG ATTGACCAGGCCGGGTTGGGCTTCATGGCCCAGTCCATTAACTCTTATCCTTTTCAAGGCCTCACAAGCCCAACTCAG CAATTAGGACTTGAATACTCCATAGATCAAAGCCAGCTAGGGTTTGAAATCATGAGGAAACTCCGACTAGTCTACTCCGACCCGGACGCCACCGACAGCTCATCCGACGAGGGCGATCGCAGCAAGACAGGGAACAAGCGACTGGTCCGCCTCATCGATCTCGCCGACGTCAAGGTCCCCCGTGAACTCATCCCCCCGAAGAAACGGCACCGTGTCTCGGCGAACTCGAACGGCAACAACAACAGCAACCGGCCGTCCAGGAGCCCGTACGTTGGGGTCCGGCAGCGGCGTTGGGGCAGCTGGGCGGCCGAGATCCGCAACCCGTTCACCAAGACACGGGTCTGGCTCGGCACGTTCGGGTCCGCCGAGGACGCCCGCGCCGCTTACCTGGCTAAGCGGCTCGAGTTCGACGCGGCCGCCCTAGCCGCCAAACCGAAAGCTGAGATCGACAGCGACTGCTCAGTCGACGTGGGTAGCAGCAATTCGAGCAATTCGGTGTCGGGTACGGATTCCGGTGATTGTCACCGGTTGGGTTTGATTGCGTCGATGATCATCGACAAGAACGGGTTCCTGTTGGGGAAGTTTAGTCACATGGATGACCTGAGGATTTGCGATGACGTGGAGGAGGGGACCTCGGCGGCGTAA
- the LOC131301505 gene encoding ethylene-responsive transcription factor ERF119-like, which yields MAKPKNKSVSAFETTKMKKIRVICYDPDATDSSSDESNPHPYGPKRMVREITLPFAPVNRPVKRDPETESSCQDSNNGEKGKEKENAPKSKRGVSNPSRRLSTGSKHKGVRQRKWGKWAAEIRDPFMRKRVWLGTYSTEEEAARAYDTKKLEFEAVAPAACSEDSESLLSHTSPSSVLELDSMASASNSNLNGKCDGMSYGTVRDLAGAETYLDQAPMEEEALMGQIGDDDGFDLGMDFDSLFLDDLGNMLGDLRGLDDVKLAGFDDSEPSDLPDYDFELADEEHAWADEPLNGGLIP from the coding sequence ATGGCGAAACCAAAGAACAAGTCAGTTTCCGCTTTTGAAACCACCAAGATGAAGAAAATCCGTGTAATCTGTTACGATCCGGACGCTACGGATTCCTCATCCGACGAGTCAAATCCCCACCCGTACGGACCGAAACGCATGGTCCGCGAAATAACCCTGCCTTTCGCCCCTGTGAATCGGCCCGTTAAAAGAGACCCCGAAACAGAGAGTTCTTGCCAAGACAGCAACAAcggggaaaaaggaaaagaaaaagaaaatgcaccGAAAAGCAAGAgaggggtttcgaacccgagccgaCGGCTGTCGACGGGTTCGAAACACAAGGGCGTCCGGCAGCGGAAGTGGGGGAAATGGGCGGCGGAGATTCGGGACCCGTTCATGAGGAAGAGGGTCTGGCTGGGCACCTACAGCACCGAGGAGGAAGCCGCCAGGGCCTACGATACGAAGAAGCTCGAATTCGAAGCCGTGGCCCCGGCGGCGTGCTCGGAGGATTCCGAGAGCTTGTTGTCCCACACGTCCCCGTCCTCGGTCCTCGAGTTGGACTCGATGGCATCGGCCTCGAATTCGAACCTAAACGGGAAATGTGACGGGATGTCCTATGGAACAGTGAGAGATTTGGCGGGTGCTGAGACTTATCTTGATCAAGCGCCCATGGAGGAGGAGGCATTGATGGGTCAAATTGGGGATGATGATGGGTTTGATCTGGGAATGGACTTTGATTCGTTGTTTCTTGATGATCTCGGTAACATGTTGGGCGATTTGCGTGGGCTTGACGATGTCAAATTAGCAGGGTTTGACGACAGTGAGCCCAGCGATCTTCCGGATTACGATTTCGAGCTCGCCGATGAAGAGCATGCCTGGGCTGATGAACCCCTCAATGGGGGCTTAATCCCCTAA
- the LOC131301361 gene encoding protein FAR1-RELATED SEQUENCE 4-like, whose translation MTFDTSEEAYSYYSRYAKEKGFAVAKTTSRKGKDGKLKDVTIACSRAGKARVTSNPVKPRPQSKIDCQAHVTVVLHPNGKWRLNRVALVHNHDQSPGKARYLRSNRVLDEQVKRRLELNDKAGINLNQTYTSLQIVEIMWTTTKYAGNSMARMRRTTKLYANDERTG comes from the coding sequence ATGACATTTGACACATCGGAGGAAGCTTATTCATATTACTCAAGATATGCTAAAGAAAAAGGGTTTGCTGTGGCAAAAACAACatcaagaaagggaaaagatggAAAGTTGAAGGATGTAACTATAGCATGCAGTCGTGCTGGAAAGGCAAGGGTGACAAGCAACCCGGTCAAACCACGGCCACAATCAAAAATTGATTGTCAAGCTCATGTTACCGTTGTGTTGCACCCGAATGGAAAGTGGAGGTTAAACCGGGTTGCTTTAGTTCACAATCATGACCAGAGCCCGGGAAAGGCAAGGTATTTGAGGAGTAATAGGGTACTTGATGAACAAGTGAAAAGAAGACTTGAATTGAATGATAAAGCTGGGATCAATCTGAACCAAACTTATACCTCACTTCAGATTGTCGAAATCATGTGGACCACAACCAAGTATGCTGGAAACTCAATGGCAAGGATGCGGAGGACAACAAAGTTATACGCAAATGATGAACGCACCGGATAA